A genomic window from Camelus ferus isolate YT-003-E chromosome X, BCGSAC_Cfer_1.0, whole genome shotgun sequence includes:
- the CETN2 gene encoding centrin-2 isoform X1, with product MGSEAARAGRWERRRISVYVGCRNNGQRSPAAMASNFKKANMASTVQRKRTSPKPELTEDQKQEIREAFDLFDADGTGTIDVKELKVAMRALGFEPKKEEIKKMISEIDKEGTGKMNFSDFLTVMTQKMSEKDTKEEILKAFKLFDDDETGKISFKNLKRVAKELGENLTDEELQEMIDEADRDGDGEVNEQEFLRIMKKTSLY from the exons ATGGGGAGCGAGGCCGCGCGCGCGGGGCGGTGGGAACGGCGCCGAATCAGTGTGTACGTCGGTTGCCGTAACAACGGGCAGCGGAGTCCAGCGGCGATG GCCTCTAACTTTAAGAAGGCAAACATGGCATCAACTGTCCAGCGAAAAAGGACGAGCCCTAAACCGGAGCTTACTGAAGATCAGAAACAGGAAATCCGAGAAGCTTTTGATCTCTTTGATGCTGATGGAACTGGGACAATAGATGTTAAGGAACTTAAG GTGGCAATGAGGGCACTGGGCTTTGAACCCAAGAAAGAAGAGATCAAGAAAATGATAAGCGAAATTGATAAGGAAGGGACAGGAAAAATGAACTTTAGTGACTTTTTGACTGTGATGACTCAGAAAATG TCTGAGAAAGATACCAAAGAAGAAATCCTGAAAGCTTTCAAACTCTTTGATGATGATGAAACTGGGAAGATATCGTTCAAAAATCTAAAACGTGTGGCCAAGGAGTTGGGCGAGAACCTCACTGATGAGGAGCTGCAG GAAATGATTGATGAAGCTGATCGAGATGGAGACGGAGAGGTCAATGAGCAAGAGTTCCTGCGCATCATGAAAAAGACCAGTCTTTATTAA
- the CETN2 gene encoding centrin-2 isoform X2 — protein MASTVQRKRTSPKPELTEDQKQEIREAFDLFDADGTGTIDVKELKVAMRALGFEPKKEEIKKMISEIDKEGTGKMNFSDFLTVMTQKMSEKDTKEEILKAFKLFDDDETGKISFKNLKRVAKELGENLTDEELQEMIDEADRDGDGEVNEQEFLRIMKKTSLY, from the exons ATGGCATCAACTGTCCAGCGAAAAAGGACGAGCCCTAAACCGGAGCTTACTGAAGATCAGAAACAGGAAATCCGAGAAGCTTTTGATCTCTTTGATGCTGATGGAACTGGGACAATAGATGTTAAGGAACTTAAG GTGGCAATGAGGGCACTGGGCTTTGAACCCAAGAAAGAAGAGATCAAGAAAATGATAAGCGAAATTGATAAGGAAGGGACAGGAAAAATGAACTTTAGTGACTTTTTGACTGTGATGACTCAGAAAATG TCTGAGAAAGATACCAAAGAAGAAATCCTGAAAGCTTTCAAACTCTTTGATGATGATGAAACTGGGAAGATATCGTTCAAAAATCTAAAACGTGTGGCCAAGGAGTTGGGCGAGAACCTCACTGATGAGGAGCTGCAG GAAATGATTGATGAAGCTGATCGAGATGGAGACGGAGAGGTCAATGAGCAAGAGTTCCTGCGCATCATGAAAAAGACCAGTCTTTATTAA